The Gemmatimonadota bacterium genomic sequence TCGGCTACCCGGATGACCTGCTGCAAGCGATCCGCCGCGGCTACGACCTCTTCGACTGCGTGGCGCCCACGCGCAACGGCCGCAACGGCAGCGCCTGGATCGAGGCCGAAGGACAGATCAACATTAAGGCGCTGCGCTTCCGGACGGACCCCGGGCCGCTGGACCCGGCCTGCGACTGTTACGCCTGCCGCAACTACAGCCGCGCCTACCTGCGCCACCTGTTCGTGGCCGGTGAGGTGCTGGGCCTGCGGCTGCTGTCGCTGCATAACCTGCGCTTCCTGGTCCGGCTCGCCGCGCGCGCGCGCGCCGCCATCGAGGCCGGCACACTGCAGGGTTGGAGCGAGGACTGGCTCGCCCGCTACCATGGCGCGCGCGCCGCCAACGAGGGAGGGACGCCGTGACGCTGAGCATGGCAGTGCTGCTGGTTTCGACCCGGCCCGGCGGGAACACGGGCATGGTGCTGCTCCTCGAGATGCTCGCCATCTTTGCCATCTTCTATTTCCTGCTGATCCGGCCGCAGCGTCAAGCGCAGCGCCGCCACCAGCAGATGCTCAAGGCGCTCAAGCGCGGCGACGAGGTCATGACGGACGGCGGCATCCTGGGCGAGGTCGTGCACATCAAGGAGGATCGTGTAACCATCCGCACGGCGGAGACTACCCGCCTGGTCGTCGCCCGCCCGAAGATCGCGCGCGTGCTCTCGCAGGCGGGAGAAGAGGCGAATCGTTGAGCGTCGCGGCGGGTAATGAAAAGCATGGCCATTCTGTCGATCAGGTATCTGGGCGATCCGCTGCTGCGCCGCACGGCGGAGCCGGTCGCATCTATCGATGACGAAGTCCGTCAGTTGATGGACGATATGCTCGAGACCATGTACGCGGCCGAAGGCGTGGGCCTCGCCGCGCCGCAGGTGGGGCTCAGCCGCCGCATTATCGTGGTGGACGTGCGCCAGGAGAATGTGCCGCCCTTCGGCCTCGTCAACCCCGAGATCCTCGAGACCAGCGCGGACGTGGACCGCGCCGAAGAAGGGTGCCTCAGCGTGCCGGGGCTGCGCGAGATCGTCGAACGACCGGCGCGCGCCACGGTCAGCGCGCTGGACCGGGACGGCGTACCCGTGCGCATCGAGGCACAGGGGCTGCTCGCCCGCGTGCTGCAACACGAGGTCGACCACCTGAACGGTATCCTCTTCCTGGACCGCGTGAGCCCGCTCAAGCGCCAGATGCTGCTCAAGCGGTGGAAGAAGACGCGGCCCGTGGTGTGAGCGCCGATCCCGATCCCGGCACCGGGATCGGTATCGGGATCGGTATCGGGATCGGAGGGCACGTTACGAGAGGGGTCCGGAGGTCGACGTCGTGCGTATCCTCTTCTGGG encodes the following:
- the yajC gene encoding preprotein translocase subunit YajC; its protein translation is MVLLLEMLAIFAIFYFLLIRPQRQAQRRHQQMLKALKRGDEVMTDGGILGEVVHIKEDRVTIRTAETTRLVVARPKIARVLSQAGEEANR
- the def gene encoding peptide deformylase; its protein translation is MAILSIRYLGDPLLRRTAEPVASIDDEVRQLMDDMLETMYAAEGVGLAAPQVGLSRRIIVVDVRQENVPPFGLVNPEILETSADVDRAEEGCLSVPGLREIVERPARATVSALDRDGVPVRIEAQGLLARVLQHEVDHLNGILFLDRVSPLKRQMLLKRWKKTRPVV